One Phocaeicola dorei genomic region harbors:
- a CDS encoding DUF3987 domain-containing protein, producing the protein MADIRNTRLELCNRIRMEAEHTEDTGFPLDVFPQSVQSIILDMAKYENYKIEFIATSMLSAVSAALGGTYRIRIKGDWQSNGALYVILVGRPGLGKTPPLEAAYRPIRKHDYALFKAYEAEMEAWKAAGENGRKPVLKRTIISDFTPESLLLTHNNNPRSVVILVDEIMGMFNSANRYTNGQLIEQLLTAWSGGALDVTRVSNTIPVHIEHPCINIIGGTQTKRVHELLRKGFEENGLLDRILFVLPKSSRMSEWVNRDDDGEKMSATATRWENILDKVLALDYDTEAEERIPHVLSMDREAKEYFFSWWNSKVERINKIEDDAEVDSREMKHPAHVARLALLMQVLRHASGESHLQFVDMVSVKAAIRLNDYFENSYVRIRSFVANDTCEDPPKVLLSMLPDTFDTKTAIAIGKEQQGVSERTVMNYLKELCHSRLLRKAKAGHYEKVMYESGKSSTHEYE; encoded by the coding sequence ATGGCTGACATCAGGAACACCCGGCTTGAACTGTGCAACCGGATACGCATGGAAGCGGAGCATACCGAAGATACGGGATTCCCCCTGGATGTGTTTCCCCAGAGCGTGCAGTCAATCATACTTGACATGGCCAAATACGAGAACTACAAGATTGAGTTCATCGCAACATCAATGCTGTCGGCTGTGTCTGCGGCTTTGGGCGGCACATACCGCATCCGCATAAAAGGCGACTGGCAGAGTAACGGTGCATTGTATGTCATCCTGGTAGGCAGACCCGGACTGGGCAAGACACCACCGCTGGAGGCGGCATACCGCCCTATCCGAAAGCATGACTATGCCTTGTTCAAGGCGTATGAAGCAGAGATGGAAGCATGGAAAGCGGCAGGAGAAAACGGAAGGAAGCCTGTTCTGAAACGTACCATCATCTCCGACTTCACTCCCGAATCGCTCTTGCTGACACACAATAACAATCCCCGAAGCGTGGTCATCTTGGTGGATGAGATAATGGGCATGTTCAATTCTGCCAACCGCTACACAAACGGGCAGCTCATAGAACAGCTGCTTACCGCATGGAGTGGCGGGGCTTTGGACGTGACAAGGGTAAGTAATACTATTCCTGTTCATATAGAACATCCGTGTATCAACATCATTGGGGGTACACAGACCAAGCGTGTGCATGAACTTCTCAGGAAAGGGTTCGAGGAAAACGGACTGCTTGACCGCATCCTGTTCGTATTGCCCAAATCGTCCCGAATGTCAGAATGGGTAAACCGGGACGATGACGGGGAGAAGATGTCTGCAACTGCTACACGCTGGGAGAATATACTGGACAAAGTGCTTGCCTTGGACTATGACACCGAAGCGGAAGAGAGAATACCCCACGTGCTGTCTATGGACAGGGAGGCCAAGGAATACTTCTTTTCATGGTGGAACAGTAAGGTGGAACGCATCAATAAAATAGAGGACGATGCCGAGGTGGACAGCCGTGAGATGAAACATCCGGCTCATGTGGCACGGCTGGCTCTGCTCATGCAGGTGCTGCGGCACGCGTCCGGCGAGAGCCACCTGCAATTTGTGGATATGGTATCGGTGAAAGCCGCCATACGCCTGAATGACTATTTCGAGAATTCATATGTCCGCATCCGCTCTTTCGTGGCGAACGACACCTGTGAAGACCCGCCGAAGGTACTGCTGTCGATGTTGCCTGACACATTCGATACTAAGACAGCCATTGCCATAGGCAAGGAGCAGCAGGGTGTCAGTGAGCGCACGGTGATGAACTATCTCAAGGAATTATGCCACAGCCGGCTTCTGCGGAAAGCAAAGGCCGGGCATTACGAGAAAGTCATGTATGAATCCGGCAAGTCTTCCACACACGAATATGAATAA
- a CDS encoding helix-turn-helix domain-containing protein, whose translation MLLFYKPSEAEHQGTFEDGRQKLQKLIFMITIESLVEQGANVKLEVTPADLKMFAESIVQRTIMAQQEERKAAMQREAEEGWLNTKQVRGLLNVCEGTLNLWAKRGYLVPVKVGNKNMYAKSDVRRVQTGGKSDSVTSYYKKRNG comes from the coding sequence GTGCTTCTCTTTTATAAGCCATCGGAAGCGGAGCATCAGGGAACTTTTGAAGATGGCCGTCAAAAACTTCAAAAGCTGATATTTATGATTACGATTGAAAGTCTGGTCGAACAGGGTGCGAACGTGAAACTGGAAGTCACTCCCGCGGACCTTAAAATGTTTGCGGAGTCCATCGTGCAGCGCACCATCATGGCGCAACAGGAAGAGCGGAAAGCAGCCATGCAGCGTGAAGCGGAAGAAGGCTGGCTGAATACGAAACAAGTCCGTGGACTGTTGAACGTATGCGAGGGTACGCTCAACCTGTGGGCGAAGCGCGGTTATCTTGTCCCCGTCAAGGTCGGCAACAAGAACATGTATGCCAAGTCCGATGTGCGCCGTGTGCAGACGGGAGGCAAGTCTGATAGTGTGACATCCTATTACAAGAAGAGAAATGGCTGA
- a CDS encoding site-specific integrase yields the protein MKVSVYLKKSDSQTSNICFRVREKNVDIKVVSPLAVYDKYWDADTLSYRRTTAVPATEQKRLPEQIAAIIERVEKTFSDKANSKWLKQAIEDVLYPVRAFERNHPNLLCRIHEYLEKFDGAERTKEHIIRFERKMSRYHDYQREILGNTDFTLFVETVTLEQMNDFRDYVADEYLLRQEHPEFYATRMLINHKPKPLSNTTVINIMNLFCTFLHWCKKMKYSDNEVYALYGCKEPTYGDPFFLTSEERNILYDADLGDNPKLAVIRDIFVFHCYIGCRVSDLYRLTRENIRDGFVEYMPQKTKKGQAKTVRVPLHEKALKILERYDANADKLLPFKSIHIYNLGIRELLKHCGIDRMVTILDTHGYNTVQRPLYEVASSHTARKTFVGNLYKQVPDPNLIASMSGHVEGSKAFRRYRTIDDDMKRKLVEMIN from the coding sequence ATGAAAGTTTCCGTATATCTGAAAAAGAGCGATTCCCAGACCTCGAACATCTGCTTCCGGGTCAGGGAGAAGAACGTGGACATAAAGGTCGTTTCTCCCCTTGCCGTATATGACAAGTATTGGGATGCGGACACGCTCAGTTATAGACGCACGACGGCAGTACCTGCCACCGAACAGAAACGCTTACCCGAACAGATAGCCGCCATCATCGAGAGGGTAGAAAAGACCTTTTCGGATAAGGCGAACAGCAAGTGGCTGAAGCAGGCCATAGAGGACGTGCTGTACCCTGTCCGCGCCTTCGAGCGCAACCATCCGAACCTGCTCTGCCGTATTCATGAATATTTGGAGAAGTTTGACGGTGCGGAGAGAACCAAGGAGCACATCATACGCTTCGAGCGCAAGATGTCACGTTACCACGACTACCAACGGGAGATACTGGGCAACACAGATTTCACCCTCTTTGTGGAAACCGTCACACTGGAACAGATGAACGATTTCCGGGATTATGTCGCAGATGAATACCTGCTGCGTCAGGAACATCCCGAATTTTATGCCACTCGTATGCTCATCAACCATAAGCCCAAGCCGCTGTCCAACACGACCGTCATCAACATCATGAACCTCTTCTGTACGTTCCTGCACTGGTGCAAGAAAATGAAGTATTCCGACAACGAGGTCTATGCCCTCTATGGCTGCAAGGAACCGACATACGGCGATCCGTTCTTTCTTACGTCAGAGGAAAGGAATATCCTGTACGATGCGGATCTAGGTGACAACCCCAAACTGGCGGTCATCCGGGACATTTTCGTGTTTCACTGCTATATCGGCTGCCGTGTCAGTGACCTTTACAGGCTGACAAGGGAGAATATCAGAGACGGCTTTGTAGAATACATGCCGCAGAAGACAAAGAAGGGTCAGGCAAAGACCGTCAGAGTACCATTACATGAAAAGGCATTGAAGATACTGGAACGCTATGATGCAAATGCGGATAAATTACTTCCATTCAAGTCTATACACATCTATAACCTCGGCATAAGGGAGCTGCTGAAGCATTGCGGTATAGACCGTATGGTCACCATCCTTGACACGCACGGCTACAATACCGTGCAAAGACCCTTGTACGAGGTGGCTAGCAGCCATACGGCACGGAAGACCTTTGTAGGCAACCTGTACAAGCAGGTACCCGACCCGAACCTGATAGCCTCCATGTCGGGACACGTGGAGGGAAGCAAGGCGTTCAGACGTTACCGCACCATTGACGACGACATGAAGCGCAAGCTGGTTGAAATGATAAATTAG
- a CDS encoding DUF6371 domain-containing protein has product MSEYRFHLQKYRPGSKTVCPECGRKACFTRYIDEEGQVSFPDNVGKCDHINSCGYHYSPKEYFNDNPIVKETLTGKDEYGKGISMVVKPTVKPLPKPQPQISFLPSDWVMQSMQRFDINPLYQYLTTVAGKEKTDRLFNIYKVGTSRMWNGATVFWQIDRNGNVRAAKIMGYDATTGHRIKEPFNQVSWVHSVRKMQDFHMKQCLFGEHLLADASSSTRTVGIVESEKTALVAALFIPDLVWLATGGMHGSFNSEAIQVLQGREVVLFPDLRATDEWRRKVQMLQSICKSATCSDLLEKMAIDEQRSRGLDIADFLLMEDTPQMILAKMIQRNPALQLLIDELDLALVE; this is encoded by the coding sequence ATGAGTGAATACAGATTCCATCTCCAGAAATACAGACCGGGCAGCAAGACCGTCTGTCCCGAATGCGGCAGGAAAGCCTGTTTTACCCGATACATTGACGAGGAAGGACAGGTTTCGTTTCCTGACAATGTGGGCAAGTGCGACCACATCAACAGTTGCGGCTACCACTATTCACCCAAGGAGTATTTTAATGATAATCCTATTGTCAAGGAAACTTTGACCGGGAAAGACGAGTATGGCAAAGGCATATCAATGGTTGTAAAACCGACAGTAAAGCCATTGCCTAAGCCGCAGCCACAGATTTCTTTTCTTCCCTCTGATTGGGTGATGCAGTCCATGCAGAGGTTTGACATCAACCCATTATATCAATACCTTACCACCGTGGCAGGCAAAGAGAAAACGGATCGGCTGTTCAACATCTACAAGGTCGGTACTTCCAGGATGTGGAACGGTGCGACCGTATTCTGGCAGATAGACCGGAACGGAAATGTTCGGGCTGCCAAGATTATGGGCTATGATGCAACAACCGGGCACCGTATCAAGGAACCTTTCAATCAGGTCAGCTGGGTACATTCGGTGAGAAAGATGCAGGATTTCCACATGAAGCAATGCCTGTTCGGTGAGCATCTGCTGGCTGACGCTTCATCCTCGACAAGAACAGTCGGCATTGTAGAAAGCGAGAAGACGGCACTGGTTGCAGCACTGTTCATTCCCGATTTGGTATGGCTCGCCACCGGAGGGATGCACGGCAGTTTCAATAGCGAGGCCATACAGGTACTGCAAGGGCGTGAGGTGGTTCTCTTTCCTGACCTTAGGGCGACGGATGAATGGCGACGTAAAGTTCAGATGCTGCAATCCATTTGTAAATCTGCCACCTGTTCCGACCTGCTGGAAAAGATGGCGATCGATGAACAGCGTAGTCGGGGACTGGACATCGCCGACTTCCTGCTGATGGAGGATACGCCACAGATGATTCTCGCGAAGATGATACAACGCAATCCCGCATTGCAGCTACTCATCGACGAGTTGGATCTGGCATTGGTGGAGTAA
- a CDS encoding DUF6043 family protein produces the protein MNMDEHKLTYEQFKADILQWKNTHREEYCRFARLMTNGDERQYLAICRSIFKQLPKIKTEWELCWNDDSKDDFNDIDLLFKEESVPKQIVETFQKQRENNNSNDSVLVSLWGRVKSFFSGKYRHITLSAPLVLSWLYYGKSFEAMVSMIDKQMKHPKVDNADRQSCSFVAKQIIDVSIKNGFRTKADWDRYFSMNDAIRKGNIGEWALQSVTDEMKAGNDNNACTTNLEETNIDTTTAQRTAGKKKIQERPLAEYLDCENKEAVIQCIRNFVTVNTNAVHQALPFYVLKELRLVAGMHTAKEYSTGLALQFPDLLTLKSESAIRQAVGSLKTTRHVIKDGKDQSALLIESDENRELFQTLVGSIRNIIGTDKETDMVE, from the coding sequence ATGAATATGGACGAGCATAAACTGACATACGAACAGTTTAAGGCAGATATTCTCCAATGGAAAAACACTCACAGGGAGGAATATTGCCGTTTCGCACGCCTGATGACAAACGGTGACGAAAGGCAGTACCTGGCCATCTGCCGGAGCATATTCAAGCAACTGCCTAAAATCAAAACGGAATGGGAGTTATGCTGGAACGATGACAGTAAGGATGATTTCAACGATATAGACCTGCTGTTCAAGGAGGAATCTGTGCCAAAACAGATTGTGGAGACGTTTCAGAAGCAAAGGGAAAACAATAATTCAAACGATTCGGTACTGGTTTCATTATGGGGCAGGGTAAAATCCTTTTTTAGCGGCAAATACCGACATATTACCCTTTCGGCACCGCTTGTACTGAGTTGGCTGTATTACGGCAAGAGTTTCGAGGCGATGGTCAGCATGATAGACAAGCAGATGAAGCACCCGAAAGTGGATAATGCCGACAGGCAAAGTTGCTCTTTTGTTGCCAAACAGATTATAGATGTATCCATTAAAAACGGTTTCCGCACCAAAGCTGACTGGGACAGATATTTTTCCATGAACGATGCCATTAGGAAAGGCAATATCGGTGAATGGGCGTTACAGTCCGTCACAGATGAAATGAAGGCTGGCAATGACAATAACGCCTGTACAACAAATTTAGAGGAAACCAATATTGATACAACAACAGCACAACGTACAGCCGGAAAGAAAAAGATACAGGAGCGACCACTTGCAGAATATCTTGATTGCGAGAACAAGGAGGCTGTAATACAATGCATCCGCAATTTTGTCACTGTCAATACAAATGCCGTCCATCAGGCACTGCCGTTCTATGTATTGAAGGAGTTGCGCCTGGTTGCCGGTATGCATACGGCCAAGGAATACAGCACAGGACTGGCCTTGCAATTCCCGGACTTGCTGACGCTGAAAAGCGAGAGTGCCATACGGCAGGCGGTCGGGTCTCTGAAAACGACAAGGCACGTCATCAAGGACGGCAAAGACCAGTCGGCGCTGCTTATCGAAAGTGACGAGAACCGGGAGTTGTTCCAGACATTAGTGGGGTCAATCAGAAATATTATCGGCACGGATAAAGAAACAGATATGGTAGAATAG
- a CDS encoding Mu transposase domain-containing protein, translating into MENRCPPKDEPKEYHVRKDNTVRYRTNYYSVPSSTYRNRNTVVWLLENNGYIELYDKESGKLICRHELCPGKGKNVCDKRHHKDKTWSVNDLQVRIRKRTEDDPTVILWLRNLEREKPRYYRDNMKLLLHVISEYGKETVIAALRTCLEKNIYNSLSVQEISGSIHRSKDNMDGMTIQAPTSIPETADCHPEKTDINQYNKFFE; encoded by the coding sequence ATGGAGAATCGGTGCCCCCCCAAAGACGAGCCGAAAGAGTATCATGTCCGCAAGGACAATACGGTACGGTACCGGACCAACTACTACAGTGTACCCTCCAGCACCTATAGAAACCGGAACACCGTTGTGTGGCTTCTTGAGAATAACGGATATATCGAACTGTACGACAAAGAGAGCGGCAAACTCATATGCAGGCATGAGTTGTGTCCCGGAAAAGGGAAAAATGTATGTGACAAAAGACATCATAAGGACAAGACATGGAGTGTGAATGACTTGCAGGTCCGGATCCGAAAGCGGACGGAAGATGACCCCACCGTTATTCTGTGGCTCCGGAATCTGGAAAGGGAAAAGCCGCGCTATTACAGGGACAATATGAAACTGCTGCTTCATGTGATATCCGAATACGGCAAAGAAACAGTGATAGCAGCCCTGCGGACCTGTCTGGAAAAGAACATATACAACAGCCTTTCCGTGCAGGAAATATCCGGCTCAATCCACAGAAGCAAGGACAATATGGACGGGATGACTATCCAAGCTCCGACATCCATTCCGGAAACAGCGGACTGTCATCCTGAAAAAACAGATATAAACCAATATAACAAGTTTTTTGAATGA
- a CDS encoding site-specific integrase yields MKVTAFIRKTSAKNNVTDLARVYFRVRDVGGVDIKAASELSINPNHWSAEKQGYKPRVALVSEEKRMNFDRDIQQITHLITKEYHRGVDGNWLKGLIEEYHHPNINARGGNKAEEYLLSYQIQKYIDETPLAHDSMKHHLDNLNKVLRYERFQHEVMHQRGFHLCIDSITADDIRDFKFWIQEEYRYVDMYPAFYQNELRRNVEQKRSENSMSGSLYRIRTVIKWCIKRGLTRNNPFDQYQITQPMYGDPFYLTLEERDKVYYADLSGLGATYPVYRDIFMFQCLIGCRVSDLNRLTKANIVDGCVEYIPQKTKLEHANTVRVPLNQKALDILERYKDLEDALLPRFSHFGYNRKIKEILKYVGIDRMVRVLDPKTRKDVAKPLYEVATTHTARKTFIGNLYKQVKDPNLIASMSGHSEGSRAFARYRKIDDEMKKELVNLLD; encoded by the coding sequence ATGAAAGTGACGGCATTCATCAGAAAGACATCGGCCAAGAACAACGTGACGGATCTGGCACGTGTCTATTTCCGTGTCCGGGATGTTGGCGGAGTGGACATCAAGGCTGCAAGCGAACTGTCCATCAATCCCAACCACTGGAGCGCGGAGAAGCAGGGGTACAAGCCCCGTGTGGCCCTGGTATCGGAAGAGAAGCGGATGAACTTCGACAGGGACATCCAGCAGATAACCCACCTTATCACCAAGGAATACCACCGTGGCGTGGACGGCAACTGGCTGAAAGGGCTGATAGAGGAATACCACCATCCCAACATCAACGCAAGGGGCGGAAACAAGGCAGAAGAATACCTGCTGTCATATCAGATACAAAAATATATCGACGAGACTCCGCTTGCGCACGACAGCATGAAGCACCATCTGGACAATCTCAACAAGGTGCTGCGCTACGAGCGTTTCCAGCACGAGGTCATGCACCAGCGCGGATTCCACCTCTGCATCGACTCCATCACGGCAGATGACATAAGGGACTTCAAGTTCTGGATACAGGAAGAATACAGGTATGTGGATATGTACCCGGCATTCTATCAGAACGAACTGCGCCGCAATGTCGAGCAGAAGCGTTCCGAAAACAGCATGTCGGGCAGTCTCTACCGCATCCGTACCGTCATCAAGTGGTGCATCAAGCGCGGACTGACAAGAAACAATCCGTTTGACCAGTACCAGATTACCCAGCCCATGTATGGTGACCCGTTCTATCTTACTCTTGAAGAGCGGGACAAAGTGTACTATGCCGATTTGAGCGGATTGGGTGCAACCTATCCGGTCTACCGTGACATATTCATGTTCCAGTGCCTTATCGGCTGCCGTGTCAGCGACCTGAACAGGCTGACCAAGGCGAACATCGTTGACGGCTGTGTGGAGTATATCCCGCAAAAGACCAAACTGGAACACGCCAACACGGTACGAGTTCCTTTGAATCAAAAGGCACTGGATATACTGGAACGGTACAAGGATCTGGAAGACGCGCTGCTTCCCCGGTTCTCGCACTTCGGCTACAACAGGAAGATAAAGGAAATCCTCAAGTATGTGGGCATCGACCGTATGGTCAGGGTGCTTGACCCGAAGACACGCAAGGATGTGGCAAAGCCTTTATATGAGGTGGCGACCACCCACACGGCACGGAAAACCTTTATAGGCAACCTTTACAAGCAGGTCAAGGACCCGAACCTGATTGCCTCCATGTCGGGGCATTCGGAAGGAAGCCGGGCTTTCGCCAGATACCGCAAGATTGATGACGAGATGAAGAAGGAGCTGGTAAACCTGTTGGATTGA
- the istA gene encoding IS21 family transposase, whose product MNRTKDAYRHQSNNRVIMWYKIRELYLKGFNKSQIAFQLGLHRSTVRRYLKMDEDTLTAKLQHRRRYPRILDKYESYVCDVLSRYRFLSASQIHDWMKEQYPDLPVVFGKTVYNFVETVRRKYNLNKEGLSKRVYEKMPDTPYGEYAQMDFGESRMPTYRDDFVKVYFFVMVMSRSKQKFVYFSCTPFTSALAVYAHELAFAYFGGKPRRIIYDQDKVLLVRENLGDLILTRTFRAFVNEQHFQPVFCRPADPESKGKVENVVKYVKRNFLAGRTFNSLEVLNTEVLQWLEKTGNGKIHGTTRLVPAEEFEIERKYLLPYYGESVPPQRRAERVSCPQGQYGTVPDQLLQCTLQHL is encoded by the coding sequence ATGAACAGAACTAAGGACGCATACAGACACCAATCAAACAACAGAGTCATCATGTGGTACAAAATAAGAGAATTATATTTAAAAGGATTTAACAAAAGTCAGATTGCGTTCCAGCTTGGTCTGCATAGAAGTACGGTGCGCCGGTACTTGAAAATGGATGAGGACACATTGACTGCAAAATTGCAGCATCGCAGGCGATATCCCCGCATACTTGACAAATACGAAAGTTATGTCTGTGACGTTCTTTCCCGGTACAGGTTCCTGTCCGCCTCCCAGATTCATGACTGGATGAAGGAACAGTATCCTGATCTTCCTGTTGTCTTCGGGAAAACCGTATACAATTTTGTGGAAACTGTACGTCGTAAGTATAATCTGAACAAGGAGGGCCTTTCCAAACGTGTTTATGAGAAAATGCCGGATACCCCTTACGGGGAATATGCCCAGATGGATTTCGGAGAAAGCCGCATGCCCACATACAGGGACGACTTTGTCAAAGTTTATTTTTTTGTCATGGTGATGAGCCGTTCCAAACAGAAGTTCGTGTATTTTTCCTGTACGCCTTTCACATCAGCCCTAGCCGTATATGCCCATGAACTGGCTTTCGCATATTTCGGAGGGAAGCCGAGAAGGATAATCTATGACCAGGACAAAGTCCTGCTGGTCAGAGAAAACCTGGGTGACCTCATATTGACAAGAACGTTCCGTGCCTTTGTCAACGAGCAGCATTTCCAGCCCGTATTCTGCCGTCCTGCTGACCCGGAAAGCAAGGGAAAAGTGGAAAATGTGGTCAAATATGTCAAGCGTAACTTTCTTGCCGGACGGACATTTAACAGTCTGGAAGTCCTTAACACCGAGGTCCTGCAATGGTTGGAAAAAACAGGAAACGGCAAGATACATGGAACCACACGCCTAGTTCCGGCTGAGGAATTTGAGATTGAACGGAAATATCTGTTGCCATACTATGGAGAATCGGTGCCCCCCCAAAGACGAGCCGAAAGAGTATCATGTCCGCAAGGACAATACGGTACGGTACCGGACCAACTACTACAGTGTACCCTCCAGCACCTATAG